One Phycisphaerae bacterium RAS2 DNA window includes the following coding sequences:
- the yvyI gene encoding Putative mannose-6-phosphate isomerase YvyI, translating into MDVCPLVFEPIYRPKVWGGRNLTRLLNKPLPPPNDQPIGESWEVVDLPDAQSIVARGPVKGRTLHSLVDEWRADLLGRAPLAAGRFPLLIKFLDACQPLSIQVHPDDETAARAGLAPIGKHEAWYVIEARDDAVIYRGLRPDASRERVAEQLARDPASIVDCVLTRRARAGDAFYLPAGTVHAAGGGLVLAEVQTPCDVTYRLYDWDRTRPAGDAGMHLREGVDAIVADPEFATAEKRTHVTSIFTTVTRLVSCPKFRMEKVRFVEGIEQEIPYAELVCWIVLDGRGEIAYGATTEQFAAGDVVVLPAALRKARLKTHTACTWLEVTVPVESDLAEFDRPAAAALRDAPAGNRFVNLGVARAPAEKPNHAG; encoded by the coding sequence ATGGACGTCTGCCCGCTTGTGTTTGAGCCGATCTATCGCCCGAAAGTCTGGGGCGGTCGAAACCTGACGCGCCTGTTGAACAAGCCACTGCCGCCACCCAACGACCAACCCATCGGCGAATCGTGGGAAGTCGTTGACCTGCCAGACGCCCAATCCATCGTCGCTCGCGGCCCGGTGAAGGGTCGAACCCTGCACTCCCTGGTCGACGAGTGGAGAGCGGACCTGCTCGGTCGGGCGCCCCTCGCCGCGGGGCGATTCCCCCTGCTCATCAAATTTCTCGACGCCTGCCAGCCGCTGTCGATTCAGGTGCATCCCGACGATGAGACCGCCGCCCGCGCGGGCCTCGCGCCGATCGGCAAGCATGAAGCGTGGTACGTCATCGAAGCGCGCGACGACGCGGTCATCTATCGCGGCCTGCGGCCCGATGCTTCGCGCGAGCGCGTGGCCGAGCAGCTTGCACGCGATCCGGCTTCAATCGTTGATTGCGTGTTGACGCGCCGCGCGCGGGCCGGCGATGCGTTCTACCTGCCGGCGGGCACCGTCCATGCCGCGGGCGGCGGGCTTGTGCTCGCCGAGGTGCAAACCCCCTGCGACGTGACTTATCGCCTCTACGACTGGGACCGTACGCGACCGGCCGGCGACGCGGGCATGCATCTTCGCGAAGGGGTCGATGCGATCGTTGCCGATCCGGAATTCGCCACGGCGGAAAAGCGCACGCACGTCACGAGCATCTTCACCACCGTGACACGGCTGGTCTCCTGCCCGAAGTTCCGCATGGAGAAGGTACGATTCGTCGAGGGCATCGAGCAGGAGATTCCGTACGCCGAACTCGTCTGCTGGATCGTGCTCGACGGGCGCGGGGAGATCGCTTACGGCGCTACGACGGAGCAATTCGCGGCAGGCGATGTGGTCGTGTTGCCCGCGGCGCTGCGCAAGGCGCGATTGAAGACTCATACAGCCTGCACGTGGCTGGAAGTCACCGTGCCGGTTGAGTCGGACCTGGCGGAATTTGATCGCCCCGCTGCGGCCGCGCTGCGTGATGCACCGGCAGGCAATCGCTTCGTGAACCTCGGAGTTGCAAGAGCCCCCGCCGAGAAGCCAAATCATGCGGGATGA
- the arnT gene encoding Undecaprenyl phosphate-alpha-4-amino-4-deoxy-L-arabinose arabinosyl transferase: protein MVLTLAFFGWVFFALVTLSRGPSLGDHEVIVAQIARQTLQTGEWIVPQYLDTPFLMKPPLAPWLVAAVTKALPDAWATQWISEEFIPRLPSVLATLVTAFILLSLARDMFGAAAARITTFAYLTSVGAMLFALNATVEAVLTLLCTWAFAEFWWSRRATGAARRWHQASFYLALGLAMLAKGPMPLMVVCAPIAVYWWLDRPLRRLAAARRGRIRGALSRLVLDAWPRLRLALTGLGLWWGVPLFLMMFLPWMFLVARREPYFWELWNYEYLDRLEGDYPGVKSGSYWYYAPLLLGLAMPWSLSVPEALAAPFLRAYRNHRRPMLYAWCWVIVAVAILSLMSFKKPYYLLPALPGCMLLLGPVLERFFFHRPTVVDPRRTKLIGLVFVVLASVGAIIAWFVGDHMFHEAWHPPVTWGTLVIAGMIIAGLYGAVRLYGAAATPTSAQRARSLVAVGASCVAGFLITWTLLGPALGNCDDPRALVQHLREAGVPDEAPLYWASNRPDGRVTYYCRRDVLQVMDPYKLIAQRRNHTTNEDLRRMAATRLCELLESDRSVYIVFEREDYETLKLLYRPTARLLCDVDRGEAGEDEDDWVVATNAGVSREP, encoded by the coding sequence ATGGTCCTGACGCTGGCCTTTTTCGGTTGGGTCTTCTTCGCGCTGGTCACGCTGTCCCGCGGTCCGTCGCTCGGCGATCACGAGGTCATCGTCGCGCAGATCGCCCGGCAGACGCTTCAGACGGGCGAGTGGATCGTTCCGCAGTATCTCGACACACCGTTCCTGATGAAACCTCCGCTCGCGCCGTGGCTCGTGGCGGCGGTGACCAAGGCGCTGCCCGATGCATGGGCGACGCAATGGATCTCCGAGGAGTTCATCCCGCGGCTGCCGTCGGTGCTGGCGACGCTCGTCACGGCATTCATTCTGCTAAGCCTGGCACGCGACATGTTCGGCGCAGCGGCCGCTCGGATCACGACATTCGCATATTTAACATCCGTCGGTGCGATGCTCTTCGCGCTGAACGCCACGGTTGAGGCCGTGCTGACGCTGTTGTGCACCTGGGCCTTCGCGGAGTTCTGGTGGTCGCGCCGCGCGACCGGCGCTGCGCGCCGCTGGCATCAGGCGAGTTTCTATCTTGCCCTGGGGCTGGCCATGCTCGCCAAGGGGCCGATGCCGCTGATGGTCGTGTGCGCGCCGATCGCGGTCTATTGGTGGCTGGACCGACCGCTGCGAAGGCTGGCGGCCGCGCGCCGCGGACGGATTCGCGGTGCGTTGAGTCGACTGGTGCTGGATGCCTGGCCGCGGCTGCGACTTGCGCTGACGGGCCTGGGTCTCTGGTGGGGCGTACCGCTGTTCCTGATGATGTTCCTTCCGTGGATGTTTCTCGTCGCCCGGCGCGAGCCGTATTTCTGGGAATTATGGAACTACGAATACCTCGACCGGCTGGAGGGCGATTATCCCGGCGTGAAATCCGGGAGCTACTGGTATTACGCGCCGCTGTTACTGGGTCTTGCGATGCCGTGGTCGTTGTCGGTGCCCGAGGCGCTGGCGGCTCCGTTCCTGCGGGCCTATCGCAATCATCGCAGGCCGATGCTCTATGCGTGGTGCTGGGTCATCGTGGCGGTTGCGATTCTCTCGTTGATGAGCTTCAAAAAACCGTACTACCTCCTCCCCGCGCTGCCCGGGTGCATGTTGCTGCTCGGGCCGGTGCTGGAGCGGTTCTTTTTTCACCGGCCCACGGTTGTTGATCCACGGCGTACAAAGTTGATCGGCCTTGTTTTTGTCGTTCTGGCGAGCGTGGGCGCGATCATCGCGTGGTTCGTCGGCGATCACATGTTTCACGAGGCGTGGCACCCGCCGGTGACGTGGGGCACGCTGGTCATCGCCGGCATGATCATCGCGGGGTTGTATGGGGCCGTGCGGTTGTATGGCGCGGCCGCAACGCCGACCTCGGCGCAGCGCGCCCGGAGCCTGGTTGCCGTCGGCGCATCGTGTGTGGCGGGATTTCTTATTACGTGGACGCTGCTCGGCCCCGCGCTGGGGAACTGCGATGACCCGCGTGCGCTGGTGCAGCATCTGCGCGAGGCGGGTGTGCCCGATGAAGCGCCGTTGTACTGGGCAAGCAATCGGCCGGACGGGCGTGTGACGTATTACTGTCGCCGCGACGTACTTCAAGTGATGGACCCATACAAGCTGATTGCGCAGCGGCGCAACCACACCACGAATGAGGATCTTCGGCGCATGGCCGCGACGCGTCTTTGTGAATTGCTCGAATCCGATCGGTCGGTCTATATCGTCTTCGAGCGCGAGGACTACGAGACGTTGAAACTGCTATATCGCCCGACCGCGCGACTGCTCTGCGATGTCGATCGCGGCGAAGCCGGCGAGGATGAGGATGACTGGGTCGTCGCGACAAACGCCGGGGTAAGCAGAGAGCCGTGA
- the pepD gene encoding Cytosol non-specific dipeptidase, translating to MSHDHVDPAVLKLKPESVWRFFAEMSAIPRGSKKEDRIRERMKQLATENGLKVRQDASGNLLITAPGTAGFENAPPVCLQGHIDMVCEANSGTKHDFDRDPIRLVLDRTDPSRDRQGAGTSHGTTFVRAEGTTLGADNGIGVCLALAAATEPDVQRGPLEILLTYDEEDGMTGAKAIEKGFLTAKCLINLDSEEDDTLYIGCAGGTDVNYLWTLPRENATGLEAARVEVRGLRGGHSGSDINLNRGNAIKALAQALLGAGIDGLRVAQLTGGSKRNAIPREASAVVCGPRGTVEALRKSCEQVCAALKSDNGEADAAFSVDSEKADQAATAADTARVLEALAAIPSGVLAVFPEIPGLVQTSNNLSTVTCDASGPLKITAGCLARSASEAQMVRTVQMLRSIAALAGAASSIGNEYPGWRPNIQSPLLDTCKKVYARVFGHEPGVTAIHAGLECGIIGQRVGGLDMISFGPNITGAHSPDERVYPDSVAKMWDYLKAVLRELASA from the coding sequence ATGTCCCATGACCACGTCGATCCAGCCGTATTGAAACTGAAGCCCGAGTCGGTCTGGCGATTCTTCGCCGAGATGTCGGCCATCCCCCGAGGCTCGAAGAAGGAAGACCGCATTCGCGAGCGGATGAAGCAACTCGCCACCGAGAACGGGTTGAAGGTCCGTCAGGATGCATCGGGAAACTTGCTTATCACGGCGCCCGGCACGGCTGGATTTGAGAACGCGCCGCCAGTCTGCCTCCAGGGACACATCGACATGGTCTGCGAGGCCAACTCGGGCACGAAGCACGACTTCGACCGCGACCCGATTCGCCTGGTACTGGATCGCACCGATCCGAGCCGCGACCGTCAGGGAGCGGGTACTTCGCACGGAACGACATTTGTTCGCGCGGAAGGCACGACGTTGGGCGCGGACAACGGCATCGGCGTGTGCCTGGCGCTGGCGGCGGCGACGGAGCCGGACGTGCAGCGCGGGCCGCTGGAGATTCTGCTGACCTATGACGAAGAAGACGGCATGACCGGCGCGAAGGCCATTGAGAAGGGGTTTCTCACGGCCAAGTGCCTGATCAACCTCGACAGCGAGGAAGACGACACGCTTTACATCGGCTGCGCCGGCGGCACGGACGTGAATTACCTTTGGACGCTGCCGAGAGAGAACGCTACGGGGCTGGAGGCGGCACGAGTGGAGGTGCGCGGGTTGCGCGGGGGCCACAGCGGTAGCGACATTAATCTTAATCGAGGCAACGCGATCAAGGCGCTGGCGCAGGCGCTGCTTGGTGCGGGCATCGATGGTCTGCGAGTCGCGCAGCTCACGGGCGGCAGCAAGCGCAACGCGATTCCGCGCGAGGCGTCGGCGGTCGTTTGCGGCCCGCGTGGGACCGTCGAGGCACTGCGCAAGTCCTGTGAGCAGGTCTGCGCGGCGTTGAAATCGGACAATGGCGAAGCGGATGCCGCGTTCTCGGTTGATTCGGAGAAGGCGGATCAGGCCGCGACCGCCGCCGACACGGCGCGCGTGCTGGAGGCGCTGGCTGCGATTCCCAGCGGGGTACTCGCCGTGTTCCCGGAGATACCCGGCCTTGTGCAGACGTCGAACAATCTCTCGACCGTAACCTGCGATGCGAGCGGGCCGCTCAAGATCACCGCCGGCTGTCTCGCGCGCAGCGCGTCGGAGGCGCAGATGGTCCGCACGGTGCAGATGCTGCGGTCGATCGCCGCGCTCGCCGGCGCAGCATCGTCCATCGGCAACGAATACCCCGGCTGGCGACCGAACATCCAATCGCCGCTGTTGGACACCTGCAAGAAAGTGTACGCGCGCGTCTTCGGGCACGAGCCGGGCGTCACGGCCATTCACGCCGGCCTCGAATGCGGCATCATCGGGCAGCGCGTCGGTGGGCTGGACATGATCTCCTTCGGCCCGAACATCACCGGCGCGCACAGTCCCGACGAGCGTGTTTATCCCGATTCGGTCGCGAAGATGTGGGACTATCTCAAGGCCGTCCTGCGGGAACTGGCTTCGGCGTAG
- the zraS_2 gene encoding Sensor protein ZraS has protein sequence MPSILILQGPDKGQRYDPAEGEMVLLGRASEALPLTDFTVSRRHAELRPTGRGWTLDDLKSANGTYLNGRRLERPMRLKHGDQIRMGATLMVWDAAEELDAEHGAATPASSLVDLDTAERTPASIIGSVGGGDDSMILASPAAAEAVRSWRVMSALLDAVGAILSPQQLCERVMDLIFEEVPADRGFVLLRDPKHGKYEAEVVRWQDDARDRIRASKAIVDHVVSTREGVLCSNAMNDARFARPGAGGGSQEIGLRSVICVPLVSRKEILGVLYVDCAMGRHIYTEEQLRLVAAIGQMAGLAIEDARLVNERMRTERLAAAGETVAALSHYIKNILQGMMGGSDVVEMGLRGQSLATVDQGWQVVQRNLDKIFSLTMNMLAYAKKREPRLDPVQVNDVVADVIKLVQRRADDKGVTVRSNPGAHMPAIMMDEDGVHQVVLNIVVNAIDAVPKLSGMVTVSTSYDAAADEATITIGDNGPGITAELRDRIFEVFYSTKGHGGTGLGLAVAKKIVDEHRGRIQVDSITGEGTLIRIHLPANPKKLYDSSATHGPGSG, from the coding sequence GTGCCCTCCATTCTCATCCTGCAAGGCCCGGATAAGGGTCAGCGATACGACCCCGCCGAAGGGGAGATGGTCCTGCTGGGGCGGGCCAGCGAGGCGTTGCCGCTGACGGACTTCACGGTCTCGCGCCGCCATGCGGAGCTGCGTCCGACCGGCCGGGGTTGGACGCTGGATGATCTCAAGAGCGCGAACGGCACGTACCTGAACGGGCGACGGTTGGAGCGGCCGATGCGGCTCAAGCACGGCGATCAGATTCGCATGGGCGCGACGCTGATGGTCTGGGATGCCGCGGAAGAATTGGACGCCGAGCACGGCGCGGCGACTCCTGCTTCGTCGCTGGTCGATCTCGACACGGCGGAGCGCACTCCCGCTTCGATCATCGGGTCGGTCGGCGGCGGGGATGACAGCATGATCCTCGCGTCGCCGGCGGCGGCCGAGGCGGTGCGCTCTTGGCGCGTGATGTCGGCGCTGCTCGATGCGGTCGGGGCGATTCTCTCGCCGCAACAGCTTTGCGAACGGGTGATGGACCTGATCTTCGAGGAGGTGCCCGCCGACCGGGGGTTTGTGCTGCTGCGCGATCCGAAGCACGGCAAGTACGAGGCCGAGGTAGTGCGCTGGCAGGACGACGCGCGCGACCGCATTCGCGCGAGCAAGGCAATTGTCGATCATGTCGTCTCCACGCGCGAAGGCGTGCTCTGCTCGAACGCGATGAACGACGCGCGTTTCGCCAGGCCCGGGGCCGGCGGCGGGAGCCAGGAGATCGGGCTGCGGTCGGTCATCTGCGTGCCGCTCGTTTCGCGCAAGGAAATCCTCGGCGTGTTGTACGTCGATTGCGCGATGGGGCGGCACATCTACACGGAAGAACAGTTGCGACTGGTCGCCGCAATCGGGCAGATGGCCGGTCTGGCGATTGAGGACGCCCGGCTGGTGAACGAGCGCATGCGGACGGAGCGTCTGGCGGCCGCGGGGGAGACGGTTGCGGCGCTGTCCCATTACATCAAGAACATTCTGCAGGGCATGATGGGCGGCAGCGACGTGGTCGAGATGGGCCTGCGCGGTCAGTCGCTGGCGACGGTCGATCAGGGCTGGCAGGTCGTGCAGCGGAATCTCGACAAGATATTCTCGCTCACGATGAACATGCTGGCCTATGCCAAGAAACGCGAGCCGCGGCTCGACCCGGTGCAGGTGAACGATGTCGTGGCCGACGTGATCAAGCTCGTGCAGCGTCGCGCCGACGACAAGGGTGTCACGGTGCGAAGCAACCCCGGCGCGCACATGCCGGCGATCATGATGGACGAGGACGGCGTTCACCAGGTCGTGCTGAACATCGTCGTGAACGCCATCGATGCCGTGCCGAAGCTGTCGGGCATGGTGACGGTCTCGACGTCCTACGACGCCGCGGCCGACGAGGCGACGATCACCATCGGCGACAACGGACCGGGTATCACGGCCGAACTGCGCGATCGCATCTTTGAAGTGTTCTACTCCACCAAGGGCCACGGTGGTACGGGTCTGGGCCTTGCCGTCGCGAAGAAGATTGTGGACGAGCATCGCGGGCGAATTCAGGTGGACAGCATCACCGGCGAGGGAACGTTGATCCGAATCCACCTGCCCGCCAACCCCAAGAAACTGTACGACAGTTCGGCCACGCACGGACCGGGTTCGGGGTGA
- the hrp1_1 gene encoding Hypoxic response protein 1: protein MSLVRDVLAGKGRNVATVPLGANALDAVQVMHDRRIGAVVVMDGEEIAGIFTERDVMNRIVFEGRDAADTPIRDVMTDKVAFVVPHTSLETCRTIMTRHKLRHLPVIEAGKLVGIISAGDILARELKDSEETIRYLHEYMHGGV, encoded by the coding sequence ATGTCGCTTGTTCGAGATGTACTGGCTGGCAAGGGTCGCAACGTCGCCACGGTTCCGCTCGGCGCCAATGCGCTCGACGCGGTCCAGGTCATGCACGACCGCCGGATCGGGGCGGTTGTTGTGATGGATGGTGAGGAAATCGCGGGCATCTTCACCGAGCGCGACGTGATGAACCGCATTGTGTTCGAAGGGCGCGACGCGGCCGATACGCCGATCCGAGATGTGATGACGGACAAGGTTGCGTTCGTCGTGCCGCACACGTCGCTGGAGACCTGTCGCACGATCATGACGCGACACAAGCTTCGCCATCTGCCGGTGATTGAAGCCGGCAAACTCGTCGGCATCATCTCGGCCGGCGACATCCTCGCGCGCGAGTTGAAGGACTCCGAAGAGACGATCCGCTATCTGCATGAGTACATGCACGGCGGGGTCTAG
- the yccM_2 gene encoding Putative electron transport protein YccM, whose product MSTTDSKRAKDAKPRSRERCRPQPTGDVSLPVVAGSVPSTGPDGVRASRMGKWRAASLIAVHVLMIAHVMHWLWSGSTVTPIEPSEAKDLALSGVVNAGLIFFALAIASTLLFGRYFCGWGCHLVAYQDFTLWVLKKLHLRPREFKSRLLIFVPLLAAFYMFIWPAVYRFVLGIEPPPLTMHLTTSGFWDTFPSYGVAILTVLVCGVAIIYFLGPKGFCTYACPYGGFFGPVDKLAVGRIRVTDDCNACGHCTATCTSNVDVAQEVKLYKMVVSPGCMKCMDCVSVCPTNALYFGFGSPALGAKPISTPKPRKFDLTLIEELAAGIVFVGAFLAFRSLYGKIPFLLSLGIAGIVAFLTLKAAALVYRPDVMLQKIRLKLDGRLRPAGVLFALFVAGLLAFAAHSGFWRYHDHRGNEAYSRLPGEDLGWQHQSDYATRLSPEQRQAAQAAVRHLTRAGELALLRVPENDLALSWALLMDGRTDAARRLVEDVIGHHPDDALLHLKRATYEVFSGRTNEARAAFQKAMELCDARAGDGDAAAPPTPAAGLVYADYGLFLAATGDALGARQALIAATQRDPRSSAIWGALGSLELSAGRINDARPALIRAVTLAPHNHEASRQLQHLAKLPQDFAGALPQYDAALAERPGAFALRYNRAYVLTELGRVEEAVQAYQQVVRDWPDAAAAHADLGALCVMRGDLPGAVREYELAVRLLPGDAEAVLRLGFLYEQSGRRDEARRHYQRVLEIGNAQQKQMAQAALNR is encoded by the coding sequence ATGTCGACCACCGATTCCAAGCGAGCCAAAGACGCGAAGCCCAGGAGCCGTGAGCGTTGTCGCCCGCAGCCGACCGGCGACGTCAGTCTTCCGGTGGTGGCCGGATCAGTCCCGTCGACCGGTCCCGACGGCGTGCGCGCGTCGCGGATGGGCAAATGGCGCGCGGCCTCGCTGATCGCCGTCCACGTGCTGATGATCGCCCATGTGATGCACTGGCTCTGGAGCGGTTCGACGGTGACTCCCATCGAGCCGTCCGAAGCGAAGGACCTCGCGCTGTCGGGCGTTGTCAACGCCGGACTCATTTTCTTCGCCCTGGCGATTGCCTCGACGTTGCTGTTCGGCAGGTACTTCTGCGGCTGGGGCTGCCATCTCGTCGCCTATCAGGACTTCACGCTTTGGGTGCTGAAGAAACTTCACCTCCGCCCGCGCGAATTCAAATCACGTCTGTTGATCTTTGTCCCCCTGCTTGCGGCGTTTTACATGTTTATCTGGCCGGCCGTGTATCGCTTCGTGCTTGGCATCGAGCCGCCGCCGCTGACGATGCATCTGACCACGAGCGGTTTCTGGGACACGTTTCCCAGCTACGGGGTTGCCATTCTCACCGTTCTTGTCTGCGGCGTCGCGATCATCTACTTCCTCGGCCCCAAGGGTTTCTGCACCTACGCCTGCCCCTACGGCGGCTTCTTCGGCCCCGTCGATAAACTCGCGGTGGGTCGCATTCGTGTCACCGACGACTGCAACGCCTGCGGCCACTGCACCGCGACCTGCACCTCCAACGTCGATGTCGCGCAGGAAGTGAAGCTCTATAAAATGGTCGTCAGCCCCGGCTGCATGAAGTGCATGGATTGCGTCAGCGTCTGCCCGACGAACGCGCTCTATTTCGGGTTCGGCTCGCCGGCCCTCGGCGCCAAACCGATCAGCACACCCAAGCCACGCAAGTTCGATCTTACACTGATCGAGGAACTGGCCGCCGGCATCGTGTTTGTCGGCGCGTTTCTCGCGTTTCGCTCGTTGTACGGCAAGATTCCATTCCTCCTTTCGCTCGGCATCGCGGGGATCGTCGCCTTCTTGACGCTCAAAGCCGCGGCACTTGTCTATCGCCCCGATGTCATGCTCCAGAAAATCCGCCTGAAACTGGATGGCCGCTTGCGACCGGCCGGCGTGCTGTTCGCGCTGTTCGTCGCAGGCCTGCTCGCTTTCGCCGCGCACAGCGGATTCTGGCGCTATCACGACCATCGCGGCAACGAGGCGTATTCCCGGCTCCCCGGTGAGGACCTCGGCTGGCAGCACCAGTCGGACTATGCCACTCGATTGTCACCCGAACAGCGACAGGCAGCGCAGGCGGCGGTTCGCCATCTGACGCGCGCGGGCGAACTGGCGCTGCTCCGCGTGCCGGAGAACGACCTCGCGCTGTCGTGGGCCTTACTGATGGATGGTCGAACCGATGCGGCGCGGCGACTGGTGGAGGACGTCATCGGCCATCACCCTGACGACGCGCTGCTTCACCTGAAACGGGCGACGTACGAAGTCTTCTCCGGTCGAACAAACGAGGCCCGCGCCGCTTTCCAAAAGGCGATGGAACTCTGCGACGCGCGAGCCGGAGATGGCGATGCCGCGGCTCCACCCACTCCCGCGGCCGGCCTCGTTTATGCAGACTACGGCCTCTTTCTCGCCGCCACGGGGGACGCTCTCGGCGCGCGCCAGGCCCTGATCGCCGCCACGCAGCGTGACCCGCGCTCGTCGGCGATCTGGGGCGCACTCGGCAGCCTGGAGCTTTCAGCCGGCCGCATCAACGACGCACGCCCGGCGCTGATCCGCGCCGTCACCCTCGCGCCGCACAACCACGAAGCGTCGCGTCAATTGCAACACCTTGCGAAGCTGCCGCAGGATTTCGCCGGGGCCTTGCCGCAATACGACGCCGCCCTCGCCGAGCGGCCCGGCGCGTTCGCGCTGCGATACAACCGTGCGTACGTCCTGACCGAACTCGGCCGCGTAGAGGAGGCCGTGCAGGCTTATCAACAGGTGGTCCGCGACTGGCCCGATGCGGCCGCCGCTCACGCCGATCTCGGCGCGCTGTGTGTCATGCGCGGCGATCTGCCCGGAGCTGTGCGCGAGTACGAGTTGGCCGTGCGGCTGTTGCCCGGCGATGCCGAAGCAGTCTTGCGGCTGGGGTTCCTGTACGAACAGTCCGGCCGGCGCGACGAGGCGCGGCGACACTATCAGCGTGTGCTGGAGATCGGCAACGCCCAGCAGAAGCAAATGGCCCAGGCGGCCCTCAATCGGTGA
- the mhqP gene encoding Putative oxidoreductase MhqP → MSHGTIRIKLADVGLLLIRCMVGVVMAFHGSQKLFGVFGGHGINGMIGYLQSQSVPLPTVSAWAAALAEFVGGLVLIAGVGVRAVVPFTVFTMFVAAFMSHGGVFDSQKGGMEYPLTLAVVMLGVLLTGPGALTARRIGKL, encoded by the coding sequence ATGTCTCACGGAACGATTCGCATCAAACTCGCCGACGTCGGTCTGCTGCTGATTCGCTGCATGGTCGGCGTGGTGATGGCCTTTCACGGGTCGCAGAAGCTCTTCGGCGTCTTTGGCGGGCACGGCATCAACGGCATGATCGGCTACCTGCAATCGCAGAGCGTGCCGCTGCCGACGGTCAGCGCGTGGGCCGCGGCGCTGGCGGAGTTTGTCGGCGGGCTGGTGTTGATCGCGGGCGTCGGTGTGCGGGCCGTCGTGCCCTTCACCGTGTTCACGATGTTCGTGGCCGCGTTCATGTCGCACGGCGGGGTGTTTGACTCGCAGAAGGGCGGCATGGAGTATCCGCTGACGCTGGCCGTCGTCATGCTCGGCGTGCTGCTCACCGGCCCGGGGGCGCTGACGGCGCGGCGAATCGGCAAGCTGTAG